From Scomber scombrus chromosome 9, fScoSco1.1, whole genome shotgun sequence, one genomic window encodes:
- the polr2g gene encoding DNA-directed RNA polymerase II subunit RPB7: MFYHISLEHEILLHPRYFGPNLLNTVKQKLFTEVEGTCTGKYGFVIAVTTIDNIGAGVIQPGRGFVLYPVKYKAIVFRPFKGEVVDAVVTQVNKVGLFTEIGPMSCFISRHSIPSEMEFDPNSNPPCYKTVDEDIVIQQDDEIRLKIVGTRVDKNDIFAIGSLMDDYLGLVS; this comes from the exons ATGTTTTACCAT ATTTCTTTGGAGCATGAAATATTGCTACACCCGAGGTATTTTGGTCCAAACCTCCTGAACACCGTGAAGCAGAAGCTCTTCACAGAAGTGGAGGGTACCTGCACTGGCAA GTATGGTTTTGTCATTGCAGTCACCACCATTGATAACATTGGGGCAGGTGTAATCCAACCGGGCAGAGGGTTTGTCCTGTATCCAGTCAAGTACAAGGCTATTGTGTTTCGCCCATTTAAAGGGGAAGTGGTGGACGCTGTAGTGACTCAAGTTAACAAG GTTGGATTGTTCACAGAAATTGGTCCCATGTCTTGCTTCATCTCTCGCCAT TCCATCCCCTCAGAAATGGAGTTTGACCCCAACTCAAATCCTCCTTGTTATAAGACAGTTGATGAg gACATTGTAATCCAGCAAGATGATGAGATCCGGCTAAAGATTGTGGGAACAAGAGTGGACAAGAATgacatt tttgccaTTGGATCCCTCATGGATGATTATCTGG GTCTTGTAAGCTGA
- the eef1g gene encoding elongation factor 1-gamma, producing MAAGTLYTYPENWRAFKAQIAAQYSGARVKVASNPPAFTFGQTNRAPAFLNNFPLGKVPAYQGDDGFCLFESNAIAHYLSNDALRGATPQAAAQVLQWVSFADSEIIPPASAWVFPTLGIMQFNKQATEQAKEDVKKALAVLNQHLNTRTFLVGERISLADITVACSMLWLYKQVLEPSFRQPYANVSRWFVTCVNQPQFKAILGEVKLCEKMAQFDAKKFSEMQPKKETPMKKEKGGKEAAKPQEKKEKKKEEKKPAPEEEMDDCDAVLAAEPKTKDPFAHLPKSAFVMDEFKRKYSNEDTLKVAIPHFWEHFDTEGYSIWYCQYKYSEELTQTFKSCNLITGMFQRLDKLRKNAFASVLLFGTNNDSSISGIWIFRGQELAFPLSSDWQIDYESYDWRKLEPNSEECKTMVKEYFAWEGDFKHVGKAVNQGKVFK from the exons ATGGCGGCAGGG aCTCTGTACACGTATCCAGAGAACTGGCGGGCCTTCAAGGCTCAGATTGCAGCCCAGTACAGCGGTGCTCGCGTGAAAGTGGCCAGCAACCCCCCTGCCTTCACCTTCGGGCAGACGAACCGTGCTCCTGCCTTCCTCAACAACTTCCCTCTGGGCAAG GTACCTGCCTACCAGGGAGATGACGGCTTCTGTCTGTTTGAGAGTAATGCCATTGCTCACTACT TGAGCAATGATGCCCTGCGTGGTGCCACTCCCCAGGCCGCAGCCCAGGTGCTGCAGTGGGTGAGCTTCGCTGACTCAGAGATTATCCCTCCAGCCAGCGCATGGGTCTTCCCCACTCTGGGAATCATGCAGTTCAACAAGCAG GCCACAGAGCAGGCCAAGGAGGATGTGAAGAAGGCCCTTGCAGTGCTGAACCAACACCTGAACACCCGTACCTTCCTGGTGGGAGAAAGGATCAGCCTTGCTGACATCACTGTGGCCTGCTCCATGCTCTGGCTTTACAAACAG GTCCTTGAGCCTTCTTTCCGTCAGCCTTATGCCAACGTGAGCCGTTGGTTTGTCACCTGTGTCAACCAGCCCCAGTTCAAGGCTATCCTTGGGGAGGTCAAGCTGTGTGAAAAGATGGCCCAGTTTGATG CCAAGAAGTTTTCTGAGATGCAGCCCAAGAAAGAGACCCCcatgaagaaagagaagggaggcAAGGAGGCAGCCAAGCCccaggagaaaaaggaaaagaaaaaggaagaaaagaagccTGCACCAGAAGAGGAGATGGATGACTGCGATGCTGTTTTGGCCGCTGAGCCCAAAACCAAGGACCCTTTTGCCCACCTGCCAAAGAG cgcGTTTGTCATGGATGAGTTCAAGAGGAAGTACTCCAACGAGGACACCTTAAAAGTAGCCATTCCCCACTTCTGGGAGCACTTTGACACTGAGGGTTACTCCATCTGGTACTGCCAGTACAAATACTCCGAAGAGCTCACACAGACCTTCAAGAGCTGCAACCTCATCACAG GCATGTTTCAGCGCCTGGACAAACTTAGAAAGAACGCCTTTGCCAGTGTCCTTTTGTTTGGCACCAACAACGACAGCAGCATCTCTGGGATCTGGATCTTCAGAGGCCAGGAGCTGGCTTTCCCT CTGTCTAGCGACTGGCAGATCGACTACGAGTCATATGACTGGCGCAAGCTGGAACCAAACAGTGAGGAGTGCAAGACCATGGTAAAAGAATACTTTGCCTGGGAGGGAGACTTTAAGCATGTAGGTAAAGCCGTCAACCAGGGCAAGGTCTTCAAGTGA
- the si:ch211-175m2.5 gene encoding uncharacterized protein si:ch211-175m2.5: protein MANSLLFKLFRPPVFTQLASLRSSYVFWGKPAAAGTRRFSTEPPPETISRYPIPYKKDLPYDIVELMEEVESKGGFLPNVFKVLSHRPAEFRAFFAYYNELMNKETGRLSKADRELIVVATSAHNKCLYCVVSHSALHRIYSKKATLSDQVAVNYENAELGPRERAMLDFAMAVCRCDTITEQHFKSLEEVGFDREDAWDVAAIAAFFAMSNRLAHLTDMRPNLEFYNMGRLPRDKSKDKAEGE, encoded by the exons ATGGCGAATAGCCTCCTCTTCAAGTTGTTTCGCCCTCCCGTGTTCACACAGCTT GCGTCCCTCCGGTCGAGCTACGTATTTTGGGGGAAGCCGGCGGCGGCAGGGACTAGACGCTTCTCCACCGAGCCTCCTCCTGAGACAATCAGCCGCTATCCAATACCTTACAAGAAAGACCTGCCTTATGATATAGTGGAGCTGATGGAAGAAGTGGAGTCAAAG GGAGGCTTTTTGCCTAATGTCTTCAAAGTCCTCTCTCATAGACCGGCAGAGTTCAGAGCTTTCTTCGCTTACTACAATGAACTAATGAACAaagagacag GCAGATTAAGCAAAGCAGATCGTGAGCTGATTGTAGTGGCCACCAGTGCCCACAATAAGTGTCTTTACTGCGTGGTATCCCACAGTGCACTGCACCGCATCTActcaaagaaagccactctTTCTGACCAG GTTGCTGTTAACTACGAGAATGCAGAGCTGGGACCTCGGGAGCGTGCCATGCTGGACTTCGCAATGGCTGTGTGTCGCTGCGACACCATCACAGAGCAGCACTTCAAGTCCTTGGAGGAAGTAGGCTTTGACCGTGAAGATGCCTGGGACGTCGCTGCCATTGCTGCTTTCTTTGCCATGTCCAACAGGCTCGCCCACCTCACTGACATGAGGCCAAACCTAGAATTTTATAATATGGGCCGCTTACCACGAGACAAGAGCAAGGACAAGGCAGAGGGAGAGTGA